One genomic window of Scatophagus argus isolate fScaArg1 chromosome 16, fScaArg1.pri, whole genome shotgun sequence includes the following:
- the LOC124072660 gene encoding myosin-10-like isoform X3 yields MAKCSTTTQKTYSGLFCVVINPYKNLPIYSENIIEMYRGKKRHEMPPHIYAISESAYRCMLQDREDQSILCTGESGAGKTENTKKVIQYLAHVASSHKGRKDHNIPPDSPKAFKLQGELERQLLQANPILESFGNAKTVKNDNSSRFGKFIRINFDVTGYIVGANIETYLLEKSRAIRQAKEERTFHIFYRLLAGAGEHLRTDLLLEGFNNYRFLSNGNIPIPGQQDKENFQETLDAMHIMSFSHDEIVCMLKVVSAVLQFGNIVFKKERNTDQASMPENTAAQKLCHLLGMNVMEFTRAILTPRIKVGRDYVQKAQTKEQADFAVEALAKATYERLFRWLVHRINKALDRTKRQGASFIGILDIAGFEIFELNSFEQLCINYTNEKLQQLFNHTMFILEQEEYQREGIEWSFIDFGLDLQPCIDLIERPTNPPGILALLDEECWFPKATDKTFIDKVLQEQGTHTKFQKPRQLKDKADFCIIHYAGRVDYKADEWLMKNMDPLNDNVATLLHQSTDKFVAELWKDVDRIVGLDQVAGMNETAFGAAYKTKKGMFRTVGQLYKEQLSKLMATLRNTNPNFVRCIIPNHEKRAGKLDPHLVLDQLRCNGVLEGIRICRQGFPNRIVFQEFRQRYEILTPNAIPKGFMDGKQACERMIQALELDGNLFRIGQSKIFFRAGVLAHLEEERDLKITDIIIYFQAVCRGYLARKAFAKKQQQLSALKVLQRNCAAYLKLRHWQWWRLFTKVKPLLQVTRQEEEMQAKDEELVKVKEKQTKVEGLLVEMERKHQQLVEEKNILAEQLQAETELFAEAEEMRARLASKKQELEEILHDLESRLEEEEERTQGLQNEKKKMQTHIQDLEEQLDEEEAGRQKLQLEKVTAEAKMKKLEEDILLLEDQNSKLLKEKKLMEDRINEMTSVLAEEEEKAKNLGKVKNKQEMMMVDLEERLKKEEKTRQELEKGKRKLDGEMSDFQDQIAELQAQTEELKGQLSKKEEEQQTMQSRNEDEVGQKNNALKQVRELQAQLSELQEDLDTEKLARNKAEKLKRDLSEELEALKTELEDTLDTTAAQQELRTKREQEVAELKKTIDEETKNHESQIQEMRQRHATALEELSEQLEQAKRFKANLEKVKQSQESANKELASEVKSLQQVKAESEHKRKKLEAQLQEFMARVTEGERAKGELSDRSHKLQTELDNVSAMLEDAERKGIKMAKDVAGLESQLQDTQELLQEETRQKLNLSSRIRQLEEEKNALQEQQEEDEEARKNLEKQMLTIQAQLTESKKKLEDDAGTIDGLEEIKKKLQKDLELASQRLEEKTIGFEKMEKTKTRLQQELDDLTVDLDHQRQIVSNLEKKQKKFDQMLAEEKSISARYAEERDRAEAEAREKETKALSLARALDEALEAKEELERVNKQLRAEMEDLMSSKDDVGKNVHELEKSKRTLEQQLEEMKTQLEELEDELQATEDAKLRLEVNMQAMKAQYERDLQGRDDQNDEKKRALVKQVREMEAELEDERKQRGLAVAAKKKLEMDLKDIEGHIEGANKARDEAIKQLRKLQAQMKDYQRELEDARASRDDIFAISKENEKKLKSLEAEIVQLHEDLAASERGRRHAEQERDELQDEISNSTSGKSALMDEKRRLEARIAQLEEELEEEQGNMELLNDRFRKTAMQVDTLTTELSAERSTAQKSENARQQLERQNKELRAKLGELEGSVKSRFKASIAALEAKIAQLEEQLEQEAKERAAANKSVRRTEKKLKEICMQVEDERRHADQFKEQVEKANSRMKQLKRQLEEAEEEATRANASRRKLQRELDDATEASEGLSREVHTLKNRLRRGGPISFSSSRSGRRQLQVEGTSLDLLSDDELENKITDNNANETPAPQQE; encoded by the exons ATCGTGAGGACCAATCAATCCTTTGCAC aggtGAATCAGGCGCTGGTAAGACGGAGAACACAAAGAAGGTCATCCAGTACCTGGCCCACGTTGCCTCCTCACACAAAGGACGCAAAGACCACAACATTCCT CCCGATTCTCCCAAAGCATTCAAGCTCCAG GGTGAGTTGGAACGCCAGCTCCTGCAAGCCAACCCCATCCTTGAATCTTTTGGCAATGcaaagacagtgaaaaatgacaacTCATCTCGATTT GGGAAGTTCATCAGAATCAACTTTGACGTCACAGGTTACATTGTCGGGGCCAATATTGAAACAT ACCTTCTGGAGAAGTCAAGGGCCATTAGACAGGCCAAAGAAGAAAGGACCTTCCACATCTTCTACCGCCTGCTGGCTGGGGCTGGAGAGCATCTCCGAA CGGACCTGCTCCTCGAAGGCTTTAACAACTACCGTTTCCTGTCAAATGGTAACATTCCCATCCCTGGCCAACAGGACAAGGAGAATTTCCAGGAGACATTGGATGCCATGCACATCATGAGCTTCTCCCATGATGAGATTGTCT GCATGTTGAAGGTGgtctctgcagtgctgcagtttgGCAACATTGTCTttaagaaagagagaaacactgatcAGGCCTCCATGCCCGAGAACACAG CGGCGCAGAAGCTCTGCCACTTGCTTGGAATGAATGTTATGGAGTTCACCAGAGCTATTCTCACTCCGAGGATCAAAGTGGGGCGAGACTATGTTCAGAAGGCACAGACCAAAGAACAG gCTGACTTTGCTGTTGAAGCTCTGGCCAAGGCAACATATGAGCGACTGTTTCGCTGGCTGGTCCACCGCATCAACAAGGCTCTGGACAGGACCAAACGCCAGGGGGCATCTTTCATTGGTATCCTGGATATCGCTGGCTTTGAGATCTTTGAG CTGAACTCATTTGAGCAGCTGTGTATCAACTACACCAAtgagaaactgcagcagctcttcaACCACACCATGTTCATCCTGGAGCAGGAAGAGTACCAGAGGGAGGGCATCGAGTGGAGCTTCATCGACTTCGGCTTGGACCTGCAGCCCTGCATCGACCTCATTGAGAGGCCG ACTAACCCTCCTGGTATCCTCGCTCTGCTGGATGAGGAGTGCTGGTTTCCCAAGGCCACAGACAAAACCTTTATAGACAAGGTTCTCCAGGAGCAGGGCACACACACCAAGTTTCAGAAGCCACGTCAGCTCAAGGACAAAGCTGACTTCTGCATCATACACTACGCAGGGCGG GTAGACTATAAAGCTGATGAATGGCTTATGAAGAACATGGACCCCCTGAATGACAATGTGGCCACGCTGCTGCACCAGTCAACTGACAAGTTTGTGGCTGAGCTCTGGAAAGACG TTGACCGAATCGTGGGTCTGGACCAGGTTGCAGGCATGAATGAGACAGCGTTTGGTGCCGCCTACAAGACCAAGAAGGGCATGTTCCGCACCGTGGGACAGCTGTACAAGGAGCAGTTATCGAAGCTGATGGCCACACTGAGGAACACCAATCCCAACTTTGTCCGCTGCATCATCCCGAACCATGAGAAGAGG GCTGGTAAACTGGACCCCCACCTGGTTCTGGATCAGCTGAGGTGCAATGGTGTTCTGGAGGGGATTCGTATTTGCCGACAGGGCTTCCCCAACCGCATCGTCTTCCAGGAGTTCAGGCAGAG GTATGAGATCCTCACTCCTAACGCCATCCCTAAGGGTTTCATGGATGGCAAGCAGGCCTGTGAGAGAATG ATTCAAGCCCTGGAGCTCGACGGTAACCTGTTTCGCATTGGCCAGAGTAAGATCTTTTTCAGGGCTGGAGTCCTGGCCCActtggaggaggagagggaccTGAAGAtcactgacatcatcatttACTTCCAGGCGGTCTGTCGGGGATATCTGGCACGCAA GGCCTTTGctaagaaacagcagcagctcagtgctCTGAAGGTTCTCCAGAGGAACTGTGCTGCCTACTTGAAGTTACGTCACTGGCAGTGGTGGAGGCTGTTCACCaag GTGAAGCCTCTGCTGCAGGTGaccaggcaggaggaggagatgcaggCTAAAGATGAGGAGTTGGTCAAGGTGAAGGAGAAGCAGACCAAGGTGGAGGGGTTGCTGGTtgagatggagaggaaacacCAGCAG TTAGTGGAGGAGAAGAACATCCtagcagagcagctgcaggcagAGACGGAGCTGTTTGCAGAGGCCGAGGAGATGAGAGCTCGCCTGGCTTCCAAAAAGCAAGAGCTGGAGGAGATCCTTCATGATCTGGAGTCCAggctggaggaagaagaagagaggaccCAGGGCCTGCAGAacgagaagaagaaaatgcagaCCCATATTCAG gacCTGGAGGAACAGttggatgaggaggaggcaggcaggcagaagctgcagctggagaaagTGACAGCTGAGGCCAAAATGAAGAAACTTGAAGAGGACATTTTGCTACTAGAAGACCAGAACTCCAAGTTGCtcaag GAAAAGAAACTGATGGAGGACCGAATCAATGAGATGACTTCTGTGCtagctgaagaggaagaaaaggccAAGAACCTGGGCAAGGTCAAGAACAAGCAGGAGATGATGATGGTCGACCTGGAGG AGAGACtcaagaaggaggagaaaacccgtcaggagctggagaagggTAAGAGGAAGCTGGATGGGGAGATGTCCGACTTCCAGGACCAGATAGCAGAGCTACAGGCCCAGACAGAGGAGCTGAAAGGTCAGCTGAGcaagaaggaagaggagcagcagacgATGCAGTCTAG GAATGAGGACGAAGTTGGCCAGAAGAACAATGCCCTGAAACAGGTGAGGGAGCTGCAGGCTCAGCTGTCTGAGCTGCAGGAGGATCTTGATACAGAGAAACTGGCCAGGAACAAGGCTGAGAAACTCAAGAGGGACTTGAGTGAAGAGCTTGAGGCCCTTAAGACTGAACTGGAGGACACCCTTGATACAACCGCTGCCCAGCAGGAACTTAG GACCAAGCGTGAACAGGAGGTTGCGGAGCTGAAGAAGACAATTGATGAGGAGACTAAAAACCATGAATCTCAGATCCAGGAGATGAGACAGAGACATGCCACCGCACTGGAAGAGTTGTCCGAACAGCTGGAACAGGCCAAGAGG TTCAAGGCAAACCTGGAGAAAGTCAAGCAGAGCCAGGAGAGTGCCAACAAGGAGCTGGCCAGCGAGGTCAAGAGCCTGCAACAGGTGAAGGCGGAATCCGaacacaagaggaagaaactggAGGCTCAGCTGCAGGAGTTCATGGCCAGGGTcactgagggagagagggccAAGGGAGAACTGTCTGACCGCTCACATAAACTGCAG ACTGAGCTGGACAATGTGTCTGCCATGCTGGAAGatgcagagaggaaaggaaTCAAGATGGCCAAAGATGTTGCTGGACTAGAAAGTCAGCTACaagacacacag GAGCTGCTCCAGGAGGAGACACGTCAGAAACTAAACCTCAGCAGTCGTATAcgtcagctggaggaggagaagaatgCTCTGCAGGAGCaacaggaggaggacgaggaggcgCGCAAGAATCTGGAGAAACAGATGTTGACCATACAGGCTCAG CTGACAGAGAgcaagaagaagctggaggatgATGCTGGAACAATAGACGGCCTGGAGGAGATCAAGAAGAAGCTGCAGAAGGACCTGGAGCTTGCCAGCCAGCGTCTGGAGGAGAAAACCATCGGCTTTGAAAAAATGGAGAAGACAAAGACCCGTCTGCAACAGGAGCTGGATGATCTTACTGTGGACTTGGATCACCAGAGACAGATTGTCTCCAACctggagaaaaaacagaagaagttTGACCAG ATGCTGGCTGAGGAGAAGAGCATCTCGGCTCGTTACGCTGAAGAACGTGATCGTGCCGAAGCTGAGGCCAGGGAGAAGGAGACCAAAGCTCTGTCCTTGGCCAGAGCTCTGGATGAGGCACTGGAGGCCAAAGAGGAGCTTGAGAGGGTTAACAAGCAGCTCCGCGCTGAAATGGAAGATCTGATGAGCTCCAAGGATGACGTGGGCAAAAAC GTTCACGAGCTGGAGAAGTCCAAGCGTactctggagcagcagctggaggagatgaagactcagctggaggagctggaggacgaGCTGCAGGCCACAGAAGATGCCAAGCTGCGTCTGGAGGTCAACATGCAGGCCATGAAGGCTCAGTATGAGAGAGACCTTCAGGGACGGGACGACCAGAATGATGAGAAGAAGAGAGCGCTGGTCAAGCAG GTGCGAGAGATGGAGGCTGAATTGGAGGACGAGCGGAAGCAGAGAGGTTTGGCTGTAGCTGCTAAAAAGAAGCTGGAGATGGATTTGAAGGATATAGAAGGTCACATAGAGGGAGCCAACAAAGCGAGAGATGAAGCCATCAAACAGCTGCGCAAGTTACAG GCCCAAATGAAGGACTATCAGCGGGAACTGGAAGACGCCCGAGCTTCTAGAGATGATATTTTTGCCATATCCAAGGAAAACGAAAAGAAACTCAAGAGTCTGGAGGCTGAGATTGTGCAGCTACATGAG gaCCTGGCTGCCTCTGAGAGGGGCCGACGTCACGCAGAGCAGGAACGAGATGAGCTGCAAGATGAAATCTCAAACAGCACCTCTGGAAA gtcTGCTCTGATGGATGAGAAGAGGAGGTTGGAAGCTCGCATcgctcagctggaggaggagctggaagaggagCAGGGTAACATGGAGCTGCTCAATGACCGCTTCAGAAAGACAGCTATGCAG GTGGACACTCTGACTACAGAGTTGAGTGCAGAGCGTAGTACAGCCCAAAAGAGCGAAAACGCTCGCCAGCAATTGGAGCGTCAAAACAAGGAGCTGCGGGCCAAGCTGGGCGAGCTGGAGGGTTCTGTGAAAAGCAGGTTTAAGGCCTCAATCGCTGCCCTGGAGGCCAAGATAgcacagctggaggagcagctggagcaAGAGGCCAA GGAACGAGCAGCAGCCAACAAGTCTGTGAGAAGGACtgagaagaagctgaaagaaaTCTGCATGCAAGTGGAGGATGAGCGTCGCCATGCCGACCAGTTTAAAGAACAA gtggaaAAGGCTAACTCTCGTATGAAGCAGCTGAAGCGTCAGTTGGAGGAGGCTGAAGAGGAGGCCACAAGGGCCAACGCCTCACGCAGGAAACTGCAGAGGGAGCTGGATGACGCCACTGAGGCCAGCGAGGGCCTGAGCCGCGAGGTTCACACGCTCAAGAACCGCCTCAG gcGTGGCGGCCCCATCAGCTTCTCCTCCAGTCGCTCCGGCAGACGTCAGCTTCAAGTGGAGGGAACTTCCTTGGACCTCCTGTCCGACGATGAGCTGGAGAACAAGATCACCGACAACAATGCCAATGAGACACCAGCTCCCCAGCAGGAATAG
- the LOC124072660 gene encoding myosin-10-like isoform X1 has translation MSHRSGQEDPERYLFVDRAVVYNPATQADWTAKKLVWVPSERHGFEAASIREERGEEVLVELAENGKKVVINKDDIQKMNPPKFSKVEDMAELTCLNEASVLHNLKDRYYSGLIYTYSGLFCVVINPYKNLPIYSENIIEMYRGKKRHEMPPHIYAISESAYRCMLQDREDQSILCTGESGAGKTENTKKVIQYLAHVASSHKGRKDHNIPPDSPKAFKLQGELERQLLQANPILESFGNAKTVKNDNSSRFGKFIRINFDVTGYIVGANIETYLLEKSRAIRQAKEERTFHIFYRLLAGAGEHLRTDLLLEGFNNYRFLSNGNIPIPGQQDKENFQETLDAMHIMSFSHDEIVCMLKVVSAVLQFGNIVFKKERNTDQASMPENTAAQKLCHLLGMNVMEFTRAILTPRIKVGRDYVQKAQTKEQADFAVEALAKATYERLFRWLVHRINKALDRTKRQGASFIGILDIAGFEIFELNSFEQLCINYTNEKLQQLFNHTMFILEQEEYQREGIEWSFIDFGLDLQPCIDLIERPTNPPGILALLDEECWFPKATDKTFIDKVLQEQGTHTKFQKPRQLKDKADFCIIHYAGRVDYKADEWLMKNMDPLNDNVATLLHQSTDKFVAELWKDVDRIVGLDQVAGMNETAFGAAYKTKKGMFRTVGQLYKEQLSKLMATLRNTNPNFVRCIIPNHEKRAGKLDPHLVLDQLRCNGVLEGIRICRQGFPNRIVFQEFRQRYEILTPNAIPKGFMDGKQACERMIQALELDGNLFRIGQSKIFFRAGVLAHLEEERDLKITDIIIYFQAVCRGYLARKAFAKKQQQLSALKVLQRNCAAYLKLRHWQWWRLFTKVKPLLQVTRQEEEMQAKDEELVKVKEKQTKVEGLLVEMERKHQQLVEEKNILAEQLQAETELFAEAEEMRARLASKKQELEEILHDLESRLEEEEERTQGLQNEKKKMQTHIQDLEEQLDEEEAGRQKLQLEKVTAEAKMKKLEEDILLLEDQNSKLLKEKKLMEDRINEMTSVLAEEEEKAKNLGKVKNKQEMMMVDLEERLKKEEKTRQELEKGKRKLDGEMSDFQDQIAELQAQTEELKGQLSKKEEEQQTMQSRNEDEVGQKNNALKQVRELQAQLSELQEDLDTEKLARNKAEKLKRDLSEELEALKTELEDTLDTTAAQQELRTKREQEVAELKKTIDEETKNHESQIQEMRQRHATALEELSEQLEQAKRFKANLEKVKQSQESANKELASEVKSLQQVKAESEHKRKKLEAQLQEFMARVTEGERAKGELSDRSHKLQTELDNVSAMLEDAERKGIKMAKDVAGLESQLQDTQELLQEETRQKLNLSSRIRQLEEEKNALQEQQEEDEEARKNLEKQMLTIQAQLTESKKKLEDDAGTIDGLEEIKKKLQKDLELASQRLEEKTIGFEKMEKTKTRLQQELDDLTVDLDHQRQIVSNLEKKQKKFDQMLAEEKSISARYAEERDRAEAEAREKETKALSLARALDEALEAKEELERVNKQLRAEMEDLMSSKDDVGKNVHELEKSKRTLEQQLEEMKTQLEELEDELQATEDAKLRLEVNMQAMKAQYERDLQGRDDQNDEKKRALVKQVREMEAELEDERKQRGLAVAAKKKLEMDLKDIEGHIEGANKARDEAIKQLRKLQAQMKDYQRELEDARASRDDIFAISKENEKKLKSLEAEIVQLHEDLAASERGRRHAEQERDELQDEISNSTSGKSALMDEKRRLEARIAQLEEELEEEQGNMELLNDRFRKTAMQVDTLTTELSAERSTAQKSENARQQLERQNKELRAKLGELEGSVKSRFKASIAALEAKIAQLEEQLEQEAKERAAANKSVRRTEKKLKEICMQVEDERRHADQFKEQVEKANSRMKQLKRQLEEAEEEATRANASRRKLQRELDDATEASEGLSREVHTLKNRLRRGGPISFSSSRSGRRQLQVEGTSLDLLSDDELENKITDNNANETPAPQQE, from the exons ATCGTGAGGACCAATCAATCCTTTGCAC aggtGAATCAGGCGCTGGTAAGACGGAGAACACAAAGAAGGTCATCCAGTACCTGGCCCACGTTGCCTCCTCACACAAAGGACGCAAAGACCACAACATTCCT CCCGATTCTCCCAAAGCATTCAAGCTCCAG GGTGAGTTGGAACGCCAGCTCCTGCAAGCCAACCCCATCCTTGAATCTTTTGGCAATGcaaagacagtgaaaaatgacaacTCATCTCGATTT GGGAAGTTCATCAGAATCAACTTTGACGTCACAGGTTACATTGTCGGGGCCAATATTGAAACAT ACCTTCTGGAGAAGTCAAGGGCCATTAGACAGGCCAAAGAAGAAAGGACCTTCCACATCTTCTACCGCCTGCTGGCTGGGGCTGGAGAGCATCTCCGAA CGGACCTGCTCCTCGAAGGCTTTAACAACTACCGTTTCCTGTCAAATGGTAACATTCCCATCCCTGGCCAACAGGACAAGGAGAATTTCCAGGAGACATTGGATGCCATGCACATCATGAGCTTCTCCCATGATGAGATTGTCT GCATGTTGAAGGTGgtctctgcagtgctgcagtttgGCAACATTGTCTttaagaaagagagaaacactgatcAGGCCTCCATGCCCGAGAACACAG CGGCGCAGAAGCTCTGCCACTTGCTTGGAATGAATGTTATGGAGTTCACCAGAGCTATTCTCACTCCGAGGATCAAAGTGGGGCGAGACTATGTTCAGAAGGCACAGACCAAAGAACAG gCTGACTTTGCTGTTGAAGCTCTGGCCAAGGCAACATATGAGCGACTGTTTCGCTGGCTGGTCCACCGCATCAACAAGGCTCTGGACAGGACCAAACGCCAGGGGGCATCTTTCATTGGTATCCTGGATATCGCTGGCTTTGAGATCTTTGAG CTGAACTCATTTGAGCAGCTGTGTATCAACTACACCAAtgagaaactgcagcagctcttcaACCACACCATGTTCATCCTGGAGCAGGAAGAGTACCAGAGGGAGGGCATCGAGTGGAGCTTCATCGACTTCGGCTTGGACCTGCAGCCCTGCATCGACCTCATTGAGAGGCCG ACTAACCCTCCTGGTATCCTCGCTCTGCTGGATGAGGAGTGCTGGTTTCCCAAGGCCACAGACAAAACCTTTATAGACAAGGTTCTCCAGGAGCAGGGCACACACACCAAGTTTCAGAAGCCACGTCAGCTCAAGGACAAAGCTGACTTCTGCATCATACACTACGCAGGGCGG GTAGACTATAAAGCTGATGAATGGCTTATGAAGAACATGGACCCCCTGAATGACAATGTGGCCACGCTGCTGCACCAGTCAACTGACAAGTTTGTGGCTGAGCTCTGGAAAGACG TTGACCGAATCGTGGGTCTGGACCAGGTTGCAGGCATGAATGAGACAGCGTTTGGTGCCGCCTACAAGACCAAGAAGGGCATGTTCCGCACCGTGGGACAGCTGTACAAGGAGCAGTTATCGAAGCTGATGGCCACACTGAGGAACACCAATCCCAACTTTGTCCGCTGCATCATCCCGAACCATGAGAAGAGG GCTGGTAAACTGGACCCCCACCTGGTTCTGGATCAGCTGAGGTGCAATGGTGTTCTGGAGGGGATTCGTATTTGCCGACAGGGCTTCCCCAACCGCATCGTCTTCCAGGAGTTCAGGCAGAG GTATGAGATCCTCACTCCTAACGCCATCCCTAAGGGTTTCATGGATGGCAAGCAGGCCTGTGAGAGAATG ATTCAAGCCCTGGAGCTCGACGGTAACCTGTTTCGCATTGGCCAGAGTAAGATCTTTTTCAGGGCTGGAGTCCTGGCCCActtggaggaggagagggaccTGAAGAtcactgacatcatcatttACTTCCAGGCGGTCTGTCGGGGATATCTGGCACGCAA GGCCTTTGctaagaaacagcagcagctcagtgctCTGAAGGTTCTCCAGAGGAACTGTGCTGCCTACTTGAAGTTACGTCACTGGCAGTGGTGGAGGCTGTTCACCaag GTGAAGCCTCTGCTGCAGGTGaccaggcaggaggaggagatgcaggCTAAAGATGAGGAGTTGGTCAAGGTGAAGGAGAAGCAGACCAAGGTGGAGGGGTTGCTGGTtgagatggagaggaaacacCAGCAG TTAGTGGAGGAGAAGAACATCCtagcagagcagctgcaggcagAGACGGAGCTGTTTGCAGAGGCCGAGGAGATGAGAGCTCGCCTGGCTTCCAAAAAGCAAGAGCTGGAGGAGATCCTTCATGATCTGGAGTCCAggctggaggaagaagaagagaggaccCAGGGCCTGCAGAacgagaagaagaaaatgcagaCCCATATTCAG gacCTGGAGGAACAGttggatgaggaggaggcaggcaggcagaagctgcagctggagaaagTGACAGCTGAGGCCAAAATGAAGAAACTTGAAGAGGACATTTTGCTACTAGAAGACCAGAACTCCAAGTTGCtcaag GAAAAGAAACTGATGGAGGACCGAATCAATGAGATGACTTCTGTGCtagctgaagaggaagaaaaggccAAGAACCTGGGCAAGGTCAAGAACAAGCAGGAGATGATGATGGTCGACCTGGAGG AGAGACtcaagaaggaggagaaaacccgtcaggagctggagaagggTAAGAGGAAGCTGGATGGGGAGATGTCCGACTTCCAGGACCAGATAGCAGAGCTACAGGCCCAGACAGAGGAGCTGAAAGGTCAGCTGAGcaagaaggaagaggagcagcagacgATGCAGTCTAG GAATGAGGACGAAGTTGGCCAGAAGAACAATGCCCTGAAACAGGTGAGGGAGCTGCAGGCTCAGCTGTCTGAGCTGCAGGAGGATCTTGATACAGAGAAACTGGCCAGGAACAAGGCTGAGAAACTCAAGAGGGACTTGAGTGAAGAGCTTGAGGCCCTTAAGACTGAACTGGAGGACACCCTTGATACAACCGCTGCCCAGCAGGAACTTAG GACCAAGCGTGAACAGGAGGTTGCGGAGCTGAAGAAGACAATTGATGAGGAGACTAAAAACCATGAATCTCAGATCCAGGAGATGAGACAGAGACATGCCACCGCACTGGAAGAGTTGTCCGAACAGCTGGAACAGGCCAAGAGG TTCAAGGCAAACCTGGAGAAAGTCAAGCAGAGCCAGGAGAGTGCCAACAAGGAGCTGGCCAGCGAGGTCAAGAGCCTGCAACAGGTGAAGGCGGAATCCGaacacaagaggaagaaactggAGGCTCAGCTGCAGGAGTTCATGGCCAGGGTcactgagggagagagggccAAGGGAGAACTGTCTGACCGCTCACATAAACTGCAG ACTGAGCTGGACAATGTGTCTGCCATGCTGGAAGatgcagagaggaaaggaaTCAAGATGGCCAAAGATGTTGCTGGACTAGAAAGTCAGCTACaagacacacag GAGCTGCTCCAGGAGGAGACACGTCAGAAACTAAACCTCAGCAGTCGTATAcgtcagctggaggaggagaagaatgCTCTGCAGGAGCaacaggaggaggacgaggaggcgCGCAAGAATCTGGAGAAACAGATGTTGACCATACAGGCTCAG CTGACAGAGAgcaagaagaagctggaggatgATGCTGGAACAATAGACGGCCTGGAGGAGATCAAGAAGAAGCTGCAGAAGGACCTGGAGCTTGCCAGCCAGCGTCTGGAGGAGAAAACCATCGGCTTTGAAAAAATGGAGAAGACAAAGACCCGTCTGCAACAGGAGCTGGATGATCTTACTGTGGACTTGGATCACCAGAGACAGATTGTCTCCAACctggagaaaaaacagaagaagttTGACCAG ATGCTGGCTGAGGAGAAGAGCATCTCGGCTCGTTACGCTGAAGAACGTGATCGTGCCGAAGCTGAGGCCAGGGAGAAGGAGACCAAAGCTCTGTCCTTGGCCAGAGCTCTGGATGAGGCACTGGAGGCCAAAGAGGAGCTTGAGAGGGTTAACAAGCAGCTCCGCGCTGAAATGGAAGATCTGATGAGCTCCAAGGATGACGTGGGCAAAAAC GTTCACGAGCTGGAGAAGTCCAAGCGTactctggagcagcagctggaggagatgaagactcagctggaggagctggaggacgaGCTGCAGGCCACAGAAGATGCCAAGCTGCGTCTGGAGGTCAACATGCAGGCCATGAAGGCTCAGTATGAGAGAGACCTTCAGGGACGGGACGACCAGAATGATGAGAAGAAGAGAGCGCTGGTCAAGCAG GTGCGAGAGATGGAGGCTGAATTGGAGGACGAGCGGAAGCAGAGAGGTTTGGCTGTAGCTGCTAAAAAGAAGCTGGAGATGGATTTGAAGGATATAGAAGGTCACATAGAGGGAGCCAACAAAGCGAGAGATGAAGCCATCAAACAGCTGCGCAAGTTACAG GCCCAAATGAAGGACTATCAGCGGGAACTGGAAGACGCCCGAGCTTCTAGAGATGATATTTTTGCCATATCCAAGGAAAACGAAAAGAAACTCAAGAGTCTGGAGGCTGAGATTGTGCAGCTACATGAG gaCCTGGCTGCCTCTGAGAGGGGCCGACGTCACGCAGAGCAGGAACGAGATGAGCTGCAAGATGAAATCTCAAACAGCACCTCTGGAAA gtcTGCTCTGATGGATGAGAAGAGGAGGTTGGAAGCTCGCATcgctcagctggaggaggagctggaagaggagCAGGGTAACATGGAGCTGCTCAATGACCGCTTCAGAAAGACAGCTATGCAG GTGGACACTCTGACTACAGAGTTGAGTGCAGAGCGTAGTACAGCCCAAAAGAGCGAAAACGCTCGCCAGCAATTGGAGCGTCAAAACAAGGAGCTGCGGGCCAAGCTGGGCGAGCTGGAGGGTTCTGTGAAAAGCAGGTTTAAGGCCTCAATCGCTGCCCTGGAGGCCAAGATAgcacagctggaggagcagctggagcaAGAGGCCAA GGAACGAGCAGCAGCCAACAAGTCTGTGAGAAGGACtgagaagaagctgaaagaaaTCTGCATGCAAGTGGAGGATGAGCGTCGCCATGCCGACCAGTTTAAAGAACAA gtggaaAAGGCTAACTCTCGTATGAAGCAGCTGAAGCGTCAGTTGGAGGAGGCTGAAGAGGAGGCCACAAGGGCCAACGCCTCACGCAGGAAACTGCAGAGGGAGCTGGATGACGCCACTGAGGCCAGCGAGGGCCTGAGCCGCGAGGTTCACACGCTCAAGAACCGCCTCAG gcGTGGCGGCCCCATCAGCTTCTCCTCCAGTCGCTCCGGCAGACGTCAGCTTCAAGTGGAGGGAACTTCCTTGGACCTCCTGTCCGACGATGAGCTGGAGAACAAGATCACCGACAACAATGCCAATGAGACACCAGCTCCCCAGCAGGAATAG